One stretch of Verrucomicrobiia bacterium DNA includes these proteins:
- a CDS encoding DUF1501 domain-containing protein, whose translation MNDDISNPRLAAMRAMTRRTFFGRAGLGLGALALGQLGLRGTSSSAAPAVAGGNPLAVRAPMFAPKAKSVIYLHMSGAPPSLDLFDYKPKLKELNMQPCPQSLLDGQRFAFIKGVPKMLGSPYEFKQRGQAGMWVSETLPHFSKIVDDVCLVRSMNTDQFNHAPAELFLYTGSSRAGSASMGSWLTYGLGSTNQDLPGFVVLLSGGTDPTGGKSLWSSGFLPSVYQGVQCRSQGEPILFSNNPEGMSRESRRRSLDALAKLNEIEAKQFGDPETLTRIQQYELAYRMQIAVPEVFDIAREPEHIREAYGAKPGEASFANNCLLARRLVEKGVRYVQLYDWGWDIHGTGAGDDLMTAFPKKCRDVDQAAAALITDLKQRGMLDDTLVIWGGEFGRTPMNEERNGSKLLGRDHHPHCFSIWMAGGGIKAGHIHGETDELGYMITRDKVTIRDLQSTILHQMGMNPHQFSFRYQGLNQRLIGPTDEGVVVKGILA comes from the coding sequence ATGAATGACGATATTTCAAATCCACGGTTGGCGGCGATGCGGGCGATGACGCGGCGGACGTTTTTCGGGCGCGCGGGTCTGGGGCTCGGCGCGCTGGCGTTGGGGCAACTGGGATTGCGCGGAACGTCGTCTTCAGCAGCACCAGCGGTGGCGGGGGGGAATCCTTTGGCGGTGCGAGCGCCGATGTTTGCGCCGAAGGCGAAGTCGGTGATTTATCTGCACATGTCGGGGGCGCCGCCGTCGCTGGACCTGTTCGATTACAAGCCGAAGTTGAAGGAGTTGAACATGCAGCCGTGTCCGCAATCGCTGCTGGATGGACAACGGTTCGCGTTCATCAAGGGCGTGCCGAAGATGCTGGGCTCGCCGTATGAGTTCAAGCAGCGTGGGCAGGCGGGCATGTGGGTGAGCGAGACGTTGCCGCACTTCTCAAAGATCGTGGATGACGTGTGCCTCGTGCGCTCGATGAACACGGACCAGTTCAATCACGCGCCGGCGGAGTTGTTTCTCTACACGGGGTCATCGCGCGCGGGCAGTGCCTCGATGGGTTCATGGCTCACGTATGGCTTGGGCAGCACGAACCAGGATTTGCCGGGGTTCGTGGTGTTGCTCTCAGGCGGCACGGATCCGACAGGTGGGAAGAGTTTGTGGAGTAGCGGATTTTTGCCATCGGTTTATCAAGGCGTGCAATGCCGTTCGCAGGGCGAGCCGATCTTGTTCTCGAACAATCCGGAGGGCATGAGCCGGGAATCGCGGCGGCGCAGTCTGGATGCGTTGGCGAAGTTGAACGAGATCGAGGCGAAGCAGTTCGGCGATCCGGAAACGCTCACGCGCATCCAGCAATACGAGCTGGCGTATCGCATGCAGATCGCGGTGCCGGAAGTGTTCGATATCGCGCGTGAGCCAGAACATATCCGCGAGGCATATGGCGCGAAGCCGGGCGAGGCGTCGTTCGCGAACAATTGTTTGCTGGCGCGACGGCTGGTGGAGAAGGGCGTGCGGTATGTGCAGCTTTATGATTGGGGCTGGGACATCCATGGCACGGGCGCGGGCGATGATTTGATGACGGCGTTTCCGAAGAAGTGTCGGGATGTGGATCAGGCGGCGGCGGCGCTGATCACGGATTTGAAACAGCGCGGGATGCTGGATGATACGCTGGTGATCTGGGGCGGAGAGTTCGGTCGCACGCCGATGAATGAGGAACGAAACGGCTCGAAGCTCTTGGGGCGCGATCATCATCCACACTGCTTCAGCATCTGGATGGCGGGCGGGGGCATCAAGGCCGGGCACATCCATGGTGAGACGGATGAACTGGGCTACATGATCACGCGCGACAAGGTGACGATCCGCGATCTGCAATCGACCATCCTACATCAGATGGGCATGAACCCGCATCAATTCAGCTTCCGTTATCAGGGATTGAATCAGCGGTTGATAGGGCCGACGGATGAGGGTGTGGTGGTGAAGGGGATTCTGGCGTAG
- a CDS encoding PQQ-binding-like beta-propeller repeat protein has protein sequence MNRRAFSILLSGTALTLSLGLHAATSPADWPAWRGPTRDGLASPNQNPPTTWSETENVLWKVAIPGRGHGSPIVVGDRIYLPTADTTKRTQSILCLNRTDGKLVWQTDVHSSGAEYGKQSHSSAASASVTYDGNQLFINFLNSGAVYTSALDLSGKLLWQQKICDYVIHQGYAASPVVHESLVIVAADHKGGGVVAGLDRKTGKVVWSQPRPKHHNYTTPSIVKAAGRTQMVMAGGNVLASYDPLNGKVIWEIEGSTEECVTTIVTDGERVFASGGYPKNHVVAVHADGSGKIAWHNIARVYVPSMIVKEGHLYAVLDSGIATCWKSDTGEELWKERLGGEVYASPVMVGNRIYSSNVAGKTFVYEATPKSFKLLAQNQLGDQAYASPVICGSRIYLRVATKTEPRQEYLYCIGEKK, from the coding sequence ATGAATCGCCGCGCTTTTTCCATATTACTCTCTGGCACCGCCCTCACCCTGTCCCTCGGCCTGCACGCTGCCACCAGTCCTGCCGATTGGCCCGCCTGGCGCGGTCCGACACGTGATGGCCTCGCCTCTCCGAATCAGAACCCGCCCACCACCTGGAGCGAAACGGAGAATGTCCTGTGGAAAGTCGCCATCCCCGGCCGCGGCCACGGCTCACCCATCGTCGTCGGTGACCGCATCTATCTTCCGACAGCCGACACCACTAAGCGCACTCAATCCATCCTCTGCCTCAATCGCACCGATGGCAAACTCGTCTGGCAGACCGATGTCCACAGCTCCGGCGCCGAATACGGCAAGCAATCTCATTCCTCCGCCGCCTCCGCTTCCGTCACCTACGATGGCAACCAGCTCTTCATCAATTTCCTCAACTCCGGCGCCGTTTACACCAGTGCCCTCGATCTCAGCGGCAAGCTGCTCTGGCAGCAAAAGATCTGCGACTATGTGATCCATCAAGGCTACGCGGCCTCACCGGTCGTCCACGAATCCCTCGTGATTGTTGCGGCGGATCATAAAGGCGGTGGCGTGGTAGCAGGCTTGGATCGCAAGACCGGCAAGGTCGTCTGGAGCCAGCCACGTCCCAAGCATCACAACTACACCACGCCTTCCATCGTGAAAGCCGCTGGCCGCACGCAGATGGTCATGGCCGGTGGCAATGTCCTCGCCAGTTACGATCCGCTGAATGGCAAAGTGATCTGGGAGATCGAAGGCTCCACCGAAGAATGTGTCACCACCATCGTCACCGATGGCGAGCGCGTCTTCGCCAGCGGCGGTTATCCGAAGAACCACGTAGTGGCTGTCCATGCCGATGGCTCCGGCAAAATTGCCTGGCATAACATCGCCCGCGTTTACGTCCCTTCCATGATCGTGAAGGAAGGCCACCTCTACGCCGTCCTCGATTCCGGTATCGCCACCTGCTGGAAATCCGACACCGGCGAAGAACTCTGGAAAGAACGTCTCGGTGGCGAAGTTTACGCCTCACCCGTGATGGTCGGCAACCGCATCTATTCCTCGAACGTCGCCGGTAAAACCTTCGTCTATGAAGCCACGCCCAAGAGCTTCAAACTCCTCGCCCAAAACCAGCTTGGCGACCAAGCCTACGCCTCTCCCGTCATCTGCGGCAGCCGCATCTACCTGCGCGTCGCCACCAAGACCGAACCCCGCCAGGAATACCTCTATTGCATCGGCGAGAAGAAGTGA
- a CDS encoding adenylate/guanylate cyclase domain-containing protein encodes MQSNSSSPAETGPIKITDSVSAAQRAMLQVTGLADEATARLNLLYDLPLQFAAERSEKALYSLILNRVVDLIPGALRGALLIFEPASGKLALRASIPADNPPISRTLIKRAVSEGNGFIWSADEGEQDLSKSIQRINVRTGMYVPLLWQGNPMGVLCVDNPERPAAFSKEDLQFLVSVAHYAAAAVANQHLQASLAQKNKTMEHLLANFSPKLRSTLLAKAQAGKLKPGGQKSQVTILLSDLRGFTRVSTGLPAETVVEMLNDYFSALVEVIFQYDGTVDKFMGDAILAVFGSPETDPEHAMKSVRAAIGMQAATERVNTRRKEAGLPYCELGIGLHTGEVLHGFIGAEERLEYTVIGDTVNRASRYCDGAKGGEIVFSPELFGVLSGTIQATSSIIQTKHEGEQKAWVLKCKTDA; translated from the coding sequence ATGCAATCCAATTCTTCATCACCGGCGGAAACGGGACCGATCAAGATCACGGATTCTGTGAGTGCGGCGCAGCGGGCGATGCTGCAAGTCACCGGCCTGGCGGATGAGGCCACGGCGCGCCTGAATCTCCTGTATGACCTGCCCCTGCAATTCGCGGCGGAACGGAGCGAGAAGGCGCTCTACAGCCTGATCCTGAACCGGGTGGTGGATCTCATCCCGGGTGCCTTGCGCGGAGCGTTGCTGATCTTTGAACCGGCCTCCGGCAAGCTGGCCTTGCGGGCGAGCATCCCGGCGGACAACCCGCCCATCAGCCGCACCTTGATCAAACGGGCGGTGAGCGAGGGGAATGGTTTTATCTGGAGCGCAGACGAGGGGGAGCAGGACCTGAGCAAGAGCATCCAGCGCATCAATGTGCGCACGGGCATGTATGTGCCGTTGCTGTGGCAGGGAAATCCGATGGGGGTTTTGTGCGTGGACAATCCCGAACGGCCCGCGGCGTTTTCCAAGGAGGATCTGCAGTTTCTGGTTTCCGTGGCGCATTACGCGGCGGCGGCGGTGGCGAACCAGCACTTGCAGGCGAGCCTGGCGCAGAAGAACAAGACGATGGAGCATTTGCTGGCGAATTTTTCACCGAAGCTGCGGAGCACGTTGCTGGCGAAGGCGCAGGCAGGGAAATTGAAGCCGGGCGGGCAGAAATCGCAAGTGACCATTTTGCTTTCGGACCTGCGCGGGTTCACGCGGGTGAGCACAGGTTTGCCGGCGGAGACGGTGGTGGAGATGCTCAATGATTATTTCTCCGCGCTGGTGGAGGTGATCTTCCAATACGACGGGACGGTCGATAAGTTCATGGGGGATGCGATCCTGGCGGTTTTCGGCAGCCCGGAGACCGATCCTGAGCATGCGATGAAGTCCGTGCGGGCGGCCATCGGGATGCAGGCGGCGACGGAGCGGGTGAATACCCGGCGGAAGGAAGCGGGCTTGCCGTATTGTGAACTGGGCATCGGTCTGCATACGGGCGAGGTGTTGCATGGATTCATCGGCGCGGAGGAGCGGTTGGAATACACGGTGATCGGAGATACGGTGAACCGGGCGTCCCGTTATTGTGACGGGGCGAAGGGCGGGGAGATCGTGTTCAGCCCGGAACTGTTCGGTGTGTTGAGCGGGACCATCCAGGCGACTTCTTCCATCATCCAGACAAAGCATGAGGGTGAGCAGAAGGCGTGGGTGCTGAAGTGCAAGACGGATGCTTGA
- a CDS encoding ankyrin repeat domain-containing protein, whose protein sequence is MSKGGKSIKGGNDAFIKAAFKGNIVTLREFLQAGTSPDARDEHGRTALMRAAEAGRLAVVEALLKAGADAKAVVNHKDSSRFRCSAMLYAVEGKNATIVELLLAAGCGPDGETTDGVTAIGLAAEAGAEQMVRALVKAGAKLPNDILLAPVWARHEAVSLTLIEAGANPNAMNDLKHPVIAKAAETGQLAVLKALIGRKAKIDSKLDGATPLVLAAQNGHAACALELIRAGADVNLADLAKKTALMYAAVSGQVEVLRELVKAKAKLDVKSRDGKTALMLAAEKKQEAAVQILKGSGGDEAGYREQEFHAAAIEGNTERLQELLKAGVNVDALSKAKCTALILAGARGYLEAVRCLLEAGANPNLRDGEGADTLAYAAKGGHLDVVKALLQAGADVKRSGFYQFDTLTLAAMMGHGEVLKVLIAARAPIKGKAGAVALDRAIRGEHEETALILIEAVVDVTGKHTEKPLVRAAGKGSVKICEALLKAGCDPYEKDQFGDTALDVAKSCGHKEVLALLQQKKKAKPNLVGDFIEAAQKGDLKTVAYLIKEGVAVDARDDRGATALMCAARDGHAGVVKALLGAGAEVNAILKKSKKSGGLFEHMELGGESALTMAVCSRSVETVDLLLAAGAKIDDKECGHLVAMLLQTGEKNCLPVIERLLEAGMNPDARWPELDVSALEIAAQEGFAGMVAKLIEKGARLKSPTERDRAIKAALERGGVDIAILLIRKGIAREVKGAVGADVLVYAAMKGQNAVLPVILEQGTSIDARGTVFFEDENEEAEKITALMAAARSGEEETVKWLLNQGASVSVKDEYGQDVFYWAERNEHKNQRQICEVLRREKAVGQGGKHASVAKKKRKA, encoded by the coding sequence ATGAGCAAAGGTGGAAAAAGTATCAAGGGCGGCAACGACGCCTTCATCAAAGCGGCATTTAAGGGAAACATCGTCACTCTCAGGGAATTTCTGCAGGCGGGGACGAGTCCGGATGCCCGGGATGAGCATGGTCGCACCGCCCTGATGAGGGCAGCCGAAGCGGGTCGGCTGGCGGTGGTGGAAGCACTTCTGAAAGCGGGTGCGGATGCGAAGGCGGTGGTGAACCACAAGGATTCCTCCCGTTTCCGCTGTTCCGCCATGCTGTATGCGGTGGAGGGCAAGAATGCGACGATCGTGGAATTGTTGCTGGCGGCAGGGTGCGGGCCGGACGGTGAGACTACCGATGGAGTCACCGCCATCGGTCTGGCGGCGGAAGCCGGAGCGGAACAGATGGTGCGCGCATTGGTGAAGGCCGGGGCGAAGTTGCCGAATGATATCCTGCTGGCTCCCGTGTGGGCGAGGCACGAAGCAGTCAGCCTGACATTGATCGAGGCCGGGGCAAATCCCAACGCCATGAATGACCTGAAGCATCCGGTCATCGCGAAGGCGGCGGAGACCGGCCAACTCGCAGTGCTCAAGGCATTGATCGGCCGAAAGGCGAAGATCGACAGCAAACTGGACGGGGCCACGCCCTTGGTGCTGGCGGCCCAGAACGGGCACGCAGCCTGCGCGTTGGAACTGATCCGGGCGGGTGCGGATGTGAACCTGGCGGACCTCGCGAAAAAGACGGCTTTGATGTATGCGGCGGTGAGCGGACAGGTGGAGGTGCTGCGGGAACTGGTGAAAGCCAAGGCCAAGCTGGATGTCAAAAGCCGGGATGGCAAAACCGCACTGATGCTGGCGGCGGAGAAGAAGCAGGAGGCAGCCGTCCAGATCTTGAAAGGTTCCGGGGGCGATGAAGCGGGATACCGGGAACAGGAATTTCATGCTGCAGCGATCGAGGGAAATACGGAACGTTTGCAAGAATTGCTGAAGGCGGGCGTGAATGTGGATGCCCTGAGCAAAGCCAAATGCACGGCGCTTATTTTGGCAGGAGCGCGGGGTTATCTGGAGGCGGTGAGATGTCTGCTGGAGGCGGGTGCGAATCCGAACCTGCGTGACGGGGAGGGGGCTGATACTCTGGCTTACGCGGCCAAGGGAGGTCACTTGGATGTGGTGAAAGCGCTGCTACAGGCGGGAGCCGATGTGAAGCGCAGCGGGTTTTATCAGTTCGATACCCTGACTCTTGCGGCGATGATGGGACATGGGGAAGTGCTGAAGGTGCTCATAGCGGCCCGTGCTCCGATCAAAGGAAAAGCCGGAGCGGTGGCCTTGGACCGGGCGATCCGGGGAGAGCATGAGGAGACGGCGTTGATCCTGATCGAGGCGGTGGTGGATGTTACGGGGAAGCATACTGAGAAGCCGCTGGTCCGGGCGGCGGGCAAAGGCAGTGTGAAAATCTGTGAAGCCTTGCTCAAAGCGGGATGCGATCCTTATGAGAAGGACCAGTTCGGCGACACCGCGTTGGATGTGGCCAAAAGCTGCGGACACAAAGAGGTGCTCGCGCTGTTGCAACAGAAGAAGAAAGCCAAACCCAATCTGGTGGGAGACTTTATCGAGGCGGCGCAGAAGGGAGACCTTAAAACGGTGGCGTATCTGATCAAGGAAGGGGTGGCAGTGGATGCACGGGATGACCGGGGGGCGACGGCACTGATGTGTGCGGCTCGCGATGGACATGCCGGAGTCGTCAAGGCGTTGCTGGGAGCAGGAGCGGAGGTGAATGCGATCCTGAAGAAATCCAAAAAATCGGGCGGACTTTTTGAGCACATGGAGTTGGGCGGTGAATCTGCGCTCACGATGGCGGTGTGTTCCAGATCGGTGGAAACGGTGGATCTGCTGCTCGCGGCGGGGGCCAAGATTGATGACAAGGAATGCGGGCATCTGGTCGCCATGTTGCTGCAAACGGGTGAGAAGAATTGTCTGCCGGTGATCGAGCGGTTGCTGGAGGCGGGGATGAACCCGGATGCGCGCTGGCCGGAGCTGGATGTTTCAGCGTTGGAGATCGCAGCGCAGGAAGGTTTTGCGGGGATGGTGGCGAAGCTGATCGAGAAGGGAGCGAGATTAAAATCACCGACTGAGAGGGACCGGGCCATCAAGGCGGCGTTGGAGCGTGGGGGTGTCGATATCGCGATCTTGCTGATACGGAAAGGGATTGCCCGGGAAGTGAAGGGGGCGGTGGGAGCAGATGTGCTGGTGTATGCGGCGATGAAAGGACAGAACGCCGTGCTGCCGGTGATATTGGAGCAAGGGACATCCATCGATGCGCGAGGGACGGTCTTTTTTGAGGATGAAAATGAGGAAGCGGAAAAGATCACGGCGCTGATGGCGGCGGCAAGGAGCGGTGAGGAGGAGACGGTGAAATGGCTGCTGAACCAGGGGGCCAGTGTTTCCGTGAAGGATGAGTACGGGCAGGATGTGTTTTATTGGGCGGAACGGAATGAACACAAGAATCAACGTCAGATTTGTGAGGTGCTAAGAAGGGAAAAGGCAGTTGGACAGGGAGGGAAGCACGCCAGCGTCGCGAAGAAAAAACGGAAAGCATAA
- a CDS encoding PSD1 and planctomycete cytochrome C domain-containing protein: MKIETGNENGGGKAAAPVESGAGFYIGAVDFFMVGGGQKGYGADIRRVTRLLSQRVWFFIAMILGRQRKWLLLWAGIAWTGFQAHGAEVDFAKDVYPVLQRACFECHAAELQKGKLRVDSREALLAGKVIVPGKASESELYRRITLPKGHEEAMPNRGEPLSKAEVGKIRAWIDAGAKWPENFTGGKHWAYEVPKQAALPAVKQKAWPKNAVDHFVLAQLEQEGLKPSPEADKAALIRRVTLDLTGLPPKPEEVQAFLADKSANAYEKLVDRLLASPQYGVRWARPWLDLARYADSHGFQRDDLRDLWPYRDWVINALNADMPFTQFTIEQLAGDLLPNATDAQRVATGFNRSAPTNVEAGSDPEETRVNQVLDRVNTLGAVWLGTTLECAQCHNHKYDPITMKDYYGLFAFFNNTALEADRTNPKVPGSIQFKGPFLTVEDAETKAAREKFTAEMSSMDEKIAEREKALSGQVAEMEKALAAKVGKVLQEHVLEIAQFETKEGSAGQVLPDKSVLINDEAPDKDTYIVTVNTTLKDITGFKLETLTDASLPGNGPGRGDDKRPNFVLNTFAVSAAKQNSSETKPVKLAKAKADFAQKGFDPERAIDEDAKSAWAINPQFGKPHWATFETAEPVGFDGGTKLTFTLVQEFGGGRLIGRMRLSALTGNPEAEAMPAEVVAALKVAEAKRNAKQKKAITEFCLAQDEELRKLRLKKLDLDRKLKAAKGQSTLVMQEVEQPRMSTVFGRGDFRSPGEKIAPGVPGVLHKFNFSSKTANKADALRPAEDSQPYPTRLDLAKWLVDRENPLVARVTVNRWWMELFGHGLVATAEDFGIKGETPTHPELLDWLAVEFMDKGWSMKQTLKTMVMSATYRQASRVSTELLALDDQNKLYARGPRFRMDAEMIRDNALAMAGLISLEQGGPPIKPYQPDGLWLKVGGQKYDYVVSPGEEKYRRGVYVVWKRGAPYPSFTTFDASGRMACTVKRSRSNTPLQALTLLNDPVYVEAAFGLAQRLMREVPQADVGARIERAFTICLARVPKAEEAKVLAELYAKQLAAYRADAKAAKELLGNFEAPKGVEAAEFAAWYGVATAMLNLDETITKN; the protein is encoded by the coding sequence ATGAAGATTGAGACAGGGAATGAAAATGGCGGGGGGAAGGCGGCGGCTCCGGTGGAGTCGGGGGCAGGATTTTACATTGGGGCGGTGGATTTCTTTATGGTTGGAGGCGGGCAAAAGGGATATGGTGCGGACATTCGCCGTGTAACCCGTTTGCTGAGCCAGCGCGTCTGGTTCTTTATCGCTATGATTTTGGGTCGTCAACGGAAGTGGTTGCTGCTGTGGGCGGGGATCGCGTGGACTGGATTTCAAGCGCACGGGGCGGAGGTGGATTTTGCCAAGGATGTGTATCCGGTGTTGCAGCGCGCTTGCTTTGAGTGTCATGCGGCAGAATTGCAGAAGGGGAAGTTGCGGGTGGATTCGCGGGAGGCGTTGCTCGCGGGAAAAGTGATCGTGCCGGGGAAGGCTTCGGAGAGCGAGTTGTACCGGCGCATCACGTTGCCGAAGGGGCATGAGGAGGCGATGCCGAATCGCGGGGAGCCATTGAGCAAGGCGGAGGTGGGGAAGATCCGGGCATGGATCGATGCGGGAGCGAAGTGGCCGGAGAATTTCACGGGCGGGAAGCACTGGGCGTATGAAGTGCCGAAGCAAGCGGCGCTGCCAGCGGTGAAGCAGAAGGCGTGGCCGAAGAATGCGGTGGATCACTTCGTGCTCGCGCAGTTGGAGCAGGAGGGTTTGAAGCCATCGCCGGAAGCAGACAAGGCGGCGCTCATCCGGCGCGTGACGCTGGACCTGACGGGGCTGCCGCCGAAGCCGGAGGAAGTGCAGGCGTTTCTCGCGGACAAGAGCGCGAATGCTTATGAGAAGCTGGTGGATCGCTTGCTGGCATCGCCGCAATACGGGGTGCGTTGGGCGAGGCCGTGGCTGGACCTGGCGCGGTATGCGGATTCGCACGGGTTTCAGCGGGATGATCTGCGGGACTTGTGGCCGTATCGGGATTGGGTGATCAATGCGTTGAACGCGGACATGCCGTTCACGCAATTCACCATCGAGCAACTGGCGGGCGATCTGTTGCCGAACGCGACGGATGCGCAGAGGGTGGCGACGGGATTCAACCGGTCCGCGCCGACGAATGTGGAGGCGGGCAGTGATCCGGAGGAGACGCGGGTGAACCAGGTGCTGGACCGCGTGAACACGCTGGGTGCGGTGTGGTTGGGGACGACGCTGGAGTGCGCGCAGTGTCATAATCACAAGTATGATCCGATCACGATGAAGGATTACTACGGGTTGTTCGCGTTCTTCAACAACACGGCGCTGGAGGCGGACCGGACGAATCCGAAGGTGCCGGGCTCCATCCAGTTCAAGGGACCGTTCCTGACGGTGGAGGATGCGGAGACGAAGGCGGCGCGCGAGAAGTTCACGGCGGAGATGAGCAGCATGGATGAGAAAATCGCCGAGCGGGAGAAAGCGCTAAGCGGCCAGGTGGCGGAGATGGAGAAGGCGCTGGCGGCGAAGGTGGGGAAAGTATTGCAGGAGCATGTGCTGGAGATCGCGCAGTTCGAGACGAAGGAAGGTTCGGCGGGGCAAGTGCTGCCGGACAAGTCGGTGCTGATCAATGACGAGGCGCCGGACAAGGACACGTATATCGTGACGGTGAATACGACGTTGAAGGACATCACGGGGTTCAAGCTGGAGACGCTGACGGATGCGTCATTGCCGGGGAATGGGCCGGGTCGTGGGGATGACAAGCGGCCGAACTTTGTGCTGAACACGTTCGCGGTGAGCGCGGCGAAGCAGAACAGCAGTGAGACGAAGCCGGTGAAGCTGGCGAAGGCGAAGGCGGATTTCGCGCAGAAGGGTTTTGATCCGGAAAGAGCGATCGATGAAGACGCGAAGTCGGCGTGGGCGATCAACCCGCAGTTCGGCAAGCCGCATTGGGCGACGTTTGAGACGGCGGAGCCGGTGGGGTTTGACGGTGGAACGAAACTGACGTTCACGCTGGTGCAGGAGTTTGGCGGTGGACGGTTGATCGGCCGGATGCGGCTGTCGGCATTAACAGGAAATCCGGAGGCGGAAGCGATGCCGGCGGAGGTGGTGGCGGCGCTGAAGGTGGCGGAGGCGAAACGCAATGCGAAGCAGAAGAAGGCGATCACGGAGTTTTGCCTGGCGCAGGATGAGGAGTTGCGGAAGTTGCGGCTGAAGAAGCTGGATCTGGATCGCAAACTGAAAGCGGCGAAGGGGCAATCCACACTGGTGATGCAGGAGGTGGAGCAGCCGCGGATGAGCACGGTTTTCGGGCGCGGAGATTTTCGGAGTCCGGGGGAGAAGATTGCGCCGGGTGTGCCGGGGGTGTTGCATAAATTCAATTTTAGTTCAAAGACCGCAAACAAAGCGGACGCGTTGCGGCCGGCTGAGGACAGCCAGCCCTACCCGACACGGCTGGATTTGGCGAAGTGGCTGGTGGACCGCGAGAATCCGTTGGTGGCGCGGGTGACGGTGAACCGGTGGTGGATGGAGTTGTTCGGACACGGACTGGTGGCGACGGCGGAGGATTTTGGCATCAAGGGCGAAACCCCGACGCATCCGGAGTTGCTCGATTGGCTCGCGGTGGAGTTCATGGACAAGGGGTGGTCGATGAAGCAGACACTGAAGACGATGGTGATGTCGGCGACTTACCGTCAGGCGTCGCGGGTGAGCACGGAGTTGCTGGCGCTGGATGATCAGAATAAATTGTATGCGCGCGGACCGCGCTTCCGCATGGATGCGGAGATGATCCGGGACAATGCGCTGGCGATGGCGGGTCTTATCAGTCTCGAACAGGGCGGGCCGCCGATCAAACCGTATCAGCCGGATGGTTTGTGGCTGAAAGTGGGCGGGCAGAAGTATGATTACGTGGTGAGTCCGGGTGAGGAGAAGTATCGGCGCGGCGTGTATGTGGTGTGGAAACGCGGTGCGCCGTATCCGAGCTTCACGACGTTCGATGCGAGCGGACGCATGGCCTGCACGGTGAAGCGGTCGCGCTCGAACACGCCGTTGCAGGCGCTGACGCTGCTGAATGATCCGGTGTATGTGGAGGCGGCGTTCGGGCTGGCGCAGCGGTTGATGCGCGAGGTGCCGCAGGCGGATGTGGGGGCACGGATCGAGAGGGCGTTCACGATCTGTCTGGCACGCGTGCCGAAGGCGGAGGAGGCGAAGGTGTTGGCGGAATTGTACGCGAAACAACTGGCGGCGTATCGTGCGGATGCGAAGGCGGCGAAGGAGTTGCTAGGAAATTTTGAGGCGCCGAAAGGTGTGGAGGCAGCGGAGTTTGCGGCGTGGTACGGCGTGGCGACGGCGATGTTGAATCTGGATGAGACGATCACGAAGAATTGA
- a CDS encoding four helix bundle protein — MDYRSSKLKTQSSKKAPVGNGQWEAGDEFLYDAWLESADLTLILKDETVLPNGKPRDLLERTAQFGEAIVRFARKVPLHPANTRLISQVVGAGTSVGANYCEANEAVSKKDFRFMISRCMKEAKETKFFLRMIAASEAALAEEARTLYKEAHELLRVFGSMRHH, encoded by the coding sequence ATGGATTACAGAAGCTCAAAGCTCAAAACTCAAAGCTCAAAAAAAGCTCCAGTTGGAAATGGCCAATGGGAGGCGGGCGATGAATTTTTGTATGATGCCTGGCTGGAGTCGGCCGATTTAACCCTGATTCTGAAGGATGAAACAGTTCTGCCAAACGGAAAGCCTAGAGATTTGCTGGAGAGAACGGCGCAGTTCGGGGAAGCCATTGTCAGATTCGCCAGGAAAGTTCCTTTGCATCCTGCCAATACGCGTTTGATAAGCCAGGTGGTAGGCGCTGGAACGAGCGTTGGAGCAAATTATTGTGAAGCCAACGAAGCGGTCTCCAAGAAGGATTTCCGGTTTATGATCAGCCGTTGCATGAAAGAGGCCAAGGAAACCAAGTTTTTCTTGAGGATGATAGCGGCCTCCGAAGCCGCGTTAGCTGAAGAAGCCAGAACACTGTATAAAGAAGCACACGAGCTGCTTCGCGTTTTCGGAAGTATGAGACATCATTAG